The Orcinus orca chromosome 16, mOrcOrc1.1, whole genome shotgun sequence genome includes a window with the following:
- the MEFV gene encoding pyrin isoform X1, translated as MTYSQPYSQFPPKHRAFPVPFPLFHKLLLSLPLGSRTDSCFSPQKPDSCLQPLLVNAMAKTRSDHLLYSLEELVPYDFEKFKFKLQNTSLEKEHSRIPRGQLQTAKPVKLATLLVTHYGEEDAVRLTLQVLRAINQHLLAEELNSAIGLGCQVKESDTDSSAMSGSSGEIKPKSLKIPDGLEGDKQRQSGDGAGCPPSIQPEAGRGPQKKPLGKQRDQKGSERLDVQGKPGARNTTLSSKRSPFPSKPQGEKGSNVGVRLRRNASSAGRLQGLSSGSFAGSLGRREFKISEAYLPSGKKRPKSLEFTISSGETEPLNPETLLLQEKMRCENPGSAATLNTGATVAAEKGSRNPEHAMTLEGVALRNTLSSVSLAGKKIWEHPESTVPAEKSGTEAPKTSKALEEVVGGVLHDSSNPEVPPSSGRLQDKAVCPLCCAQEGDPVGGSCVHVSCSCPVASRDPEVSRGYSSSCPQCQDLLPGKSHGSLEWQEGLQMASLSPKSLPQCERHMKQVQLLFCEDHGEPICLICGLSQEHRGHRVRPIEEAALEYKKQIQKQLEHLKELRKSGEEQRSQGDKKTANFLKQAETQKQRIQYQLEQLCQFLEQQEQLFGACLEELGQTIGQVRETYGTRVTGDIALLDKLIGELEAKQCQPEWELMKDVRVTLHRAKKVTVPELWATPPEVKEKIHLLYQKSEFVEKRMRHFLETLRSEMEMFNVNVILEAEAAHPNLIFHLL; from the exons ATGACATACTCACAGCCTTACTCTCAGTTCCCACCAAAACACAGAGCATTTCCTGTGCCTTTTCCGTTATTTCACAAGCTGCTTCTTAGTCTCCCTCTGGGCTCCAGGACAGACAGCTGCTTCTCCCCTCAGAAGCCAGACAGTTGCCTCCAGCCTCTCCTGGTCAATGCCATGGCCAAGACCCGTAGTGACCATCTGCTGTACTCCCTGGAAGAGCTGGTGCCCTATGACTTTGAGAAGTTCAAGTTCAAGCTGCAGAACACCAGCCTGGAGAAGGAGCACTCCCGGATTCCCCGGGGCCAACTCCAGACAGCCAAGCCAGTGAAGCTGGCCACTCTGCTGGTCACCCACTATGGGGAGGAGGACGCCGTGCGGCTGACCCTGCAGGTCCTGAGGGCCATCAACCAGCACCTTCTGGCAGAGGAGCTCAACAGTGCAATCGGCCTAG GGTGTCAGGTAAAAGAAAGTGACACAGACAGTTCAGCAATGTCTGGTTCCTCTGGGGAGATTAAGCCCAAGAGTCTGAAGATACCAGATGGCCTGGAAGGTGACAAGCAGCGACAAAGTGGTGATGGGGCTGGCTGCCCACCATCCATCCAGCCCGAGGCTGGAAGGGGGCCCCAGAAGAAGCCTCTGGGCAAACAGAGAGATCAGAAAGGCTCTGAGCGCCTGGATGTGCAGGGCAAGCCAGGGGCCAGGAACACAACTCTGTCTTCCAAGAGAAGCCCCTTTCCCAGCAAGCcacagggggagaaggggagcaaTGTGGGGGTCAGGCTGCGCAGGAACGCCAGCTCTGCAGGAAGGCTCCAAGGACTCTCCAGTGGGTCGTTTGCTGGGTCCCTGGGAAGGAGAGAATTTAAGATATCTGAAGCATATTTACCTTCAGGAAAGAAGCGACCCAAAAGTCTTGAATTTACTATTTCTTCAGGAGAGACAGAACCTCTCAACCCAGAAACTCTTCTGCTTCAAGAGAAAATGAGATGTGAGAatccaggctcagcagccactcTGAACACAGGGGCTACTGTGGCTGCAGAGAAAGGATCCAGGAATCCAGAACACGCCATGACTCTGGAGGGGGTAGCACTCAGGAATACACTTTCCAGTGTATCGTTGGCTGGAAAGAAGATCTGGGAGCATCCAGAGTCCACAGTACCTGCAGAGAAGAGTGGAACTGAGGCTCCAAAGACCTCTAAGGCCTTGGAGGAGGTGGTAGGTGGTGTGCTCCATGATTCTTCAAATCCAGAAGTCCCTCCATCTTCAG GGAGACTGCAGGACAAGGCTGTGTGTCCCCTTTGCTGTGCCCAGGAAGGAGACCCGGTTGGTGGCAGCTGCGTGCATGTTTCCTGCAGCTGCCCCGTTGCTTCTAGGGATCCTGAGGTCTCACGTGGCTACTCATCCAGCTGCCCTCAGTGCCAGGACTTGCTCCCGGGGAAGAGCCATGGAAGCCTCGAGTGGCAGGAGGGCCTGCAGATGGCCAGCCTGAGCCCCAAGTCCCTGCCACAGTGTGAGCGTCACATGAAGCAGGTCCAGCTGCTCTTCTGCGAGGACCACGGGGAACCCATCTGCCTCATCTGCGGGCTGAGTCAGGAGCACCGAGGCCACCGGGTTCGCCCCATCGAGGAGGCCGCCCTGGAATACAAG AAACAAATTCAGAAGCAGCTGGAGCATCTGAAGGAGTTGAGAAAATCTGGAGAGGAGCAGAGATCTCAGGGGGATAAGAAGACAGCAAACTTCCTG AAACAAGCTGAAACCCAGAAGCAGAGAATCCAGTACCAGTTGGAGCAGTTATGCCAGTTTTTAGAGCAGCAAGAGCAGCTCTTTGGGGCCTGTCTGGAGGAGCTGGGCCAGACCATTGGCCAAGTCAGGGAGACATATGGCACCCGGGTGACAGGGGACATCGCCCTTCTCGACAAGCTGATTGGGGAGCTGGAGGCCAAGCAGTGCCAGCCAGAATGGGAGCTTATGAAG GACGTCAGAGTCACCCTGCACAG GGCCAAGAAGGTGACTGTCCCTGAGCTGTGGGCCACCCCTCCAGAGGTGAAAGAAAAGATCCACCTGCTCTACCAGAAATCAGAGTTTGTGGAGAAGCGCATGAGGCACTTCTTGG AAACCCTGCGTTCAGAAATGGAAATGTTCAACG TTAATGTGATTCTGGAAGCAGAAGCTGCCCACCCCAACCTCATCTTTCATCTTCTCTGA
- the MEFV gene encoding pyrin isoform X2 yields the protein MTYSQPYSQFPPKHRAFPVPFPLFHKLLLSLPLGSRTDSCFSPQKPDSCLQPLLVNAMAKTRSDHLLYSLEELVPYDFEKFKFKLQNTSLEKEHSRIPRGQLQTAKPVKLATLLVTHYGEEDAVRLTLQVLRAINQHLLAEELNSAIGLGCQVKESDTDSSAMSGSSGEIKPKSLKIPDGLEGDKQRQSGDGAGCPPSIQPEAGRGPQKKPLGKQRDQKGSERLDVQGKPGARNTTLSSKRSPFPSKPQGEKGSNVGVRLRRNASSAGRLQGLSSGSFAGSLGRREFKISEAYLPSGKKRPKSLEFTISSGETEPLNPETLLLQEKMRCENPGSAATLNTGATVAAEKGSRNPEHAMTLEGVALRNTLSSVSLAGKKIWEHPESTVPAEKSGTEAPKTSKALEEVVGGVLHDSSNPEVPPSSGRLQDKAVCPLCCAQEGDPVGGSCVHVSCSCPVASRDPEVSRGYSSSCPQCQDLLPGKSHGSLEWQEGLQMASLSPKSLPQCERHMKQVQLLFCEDHGEPICLICGLSQEHRGHRVRPIEEAALEYKKQIQKQLEHLKELRKSGEEQRSQGDKKTANFLKQAETQKQRIQYQLEQLCQFLEQQEQLFGACLEELGQTIGQVRETYGTRVTGDIALLDKLIGELEAKQCQPEWELMKDVRVTLHRAKKVTVPELWATPPEVKEKIHLLYQKSEFVEKRMRHFLETLRSEMEMFNVPEVTGGQAP from the exons ATGACATACTCACAGCCTTACTCTCAGTTCCCACCAAAACACAGAGCATTTCCTGTGCCTTTTCCGTTATTTCACAAGCTGCTTCTTAGTCTCCCTCTGGGCTCCAGGACAGACAGCTGCTTCTCCCCTCAGAAGCCAGACAGTTGCCTCCAGCCTCTCCTGGTCAATGCCATGGCCAAGACCCGTAGTGACCATCTGCTGTACTCCCTGGAAGAGCTGGTGCCCTATGACTTTGAGAAGTTCAAGTTCAAGCTGCAGAACACCAGCCTGGAGAAGGAGCACTCCCGGATTCCCCGGGGCCAACTCCAGACAGCCAAGCCAGTGAAGCTGGCCACTCTGCTGGTCACCCACTATGGGGAGGAGGACGCCGTGCGGCTGACCCTGCAGGTCCTGAGGGCCATCAACCAGCACCTTCTGGCAGAGGAGCTCAACAGTGCAATCGGCCTAG GGTGTCAGGTAAAAGAAAGTGACACAGACAGTTCAGCAATGTCTGGTTCCTCTGGGGAGATTAAGCCCAAGAGTCTGAAGATACCAGATGGCCTGGAAGGTGACAAGCAGCGACAAAGTGGTGATGGGGCTGGCTGCCCACCATCCATCCAGCCCGAGGCTGGAAGGGGGCCCCAGAAGAAGCCTCTGGGCAAACAGAGAGATCAGAAAGGCTCTGAGCGCCTGGATGTGCAGGGCAAGCCAGGGGCCAGGAACACAACTCTGTCTTCCAAGAGAAGCCCCTTTCCCAGCAAGCcacagggggagaaggggagcaaTGTGGGGGTCAGGCTGCGCAGGAACGCCAGCTCTGCAGGAAGGCTCCAAGGACTCTCCAGTGGGTCGTTTGCTGGGTCCCTGGGAAGGAGAGAATTTAAGATATCTGAAGCATATTTACCTTCAGGAAAGAAGCGACCCAAAAGTCTTGAATTTACTATTTCTTCAGGAGAGACAGAACCTCTCAACCCAGAAACTCTTCTGCTTCAAGAGAAAATGAGATGTGAGAatccaggctcagcagccactcTGAACACAGGGGCTACTGTGGCTGCAGAGAAAGGATCCAGGAATCCAGAACACGCCATGACTCTGGAGGGGGTAGCACTCAGGAATACACTTTCCAGTGTATCGTTGGCTGGAAAGAAGATCTGGGAGCATCCAGAGTCCACAGTACCTGCAGAGAAGAGTGGAACTGAGGCTCCAAAGACCTCTAAGGCCTTGGAGGAGGTGGTAGGTGGTGTGCTCCATGATTCTTCAAATCCAGAAGTCCCTCCATCTTCAG GGAGACTGCAGGACAAGGCTGTGTGTCCCCTTTGCTGTGCCCAGGAAGGAGACCCGGTTGGTGGCAGCTGCGTGCATGTTTCCTGCAGCTGCCCCGTTGCTTCTAGGGATCCTGAGGTCTCACGTGGCTACTCATCCAGCTGCCCTCAGTGCCAGGACTTGCTCCCGGGGAAGAGCCATGGAAGCCTCGAGTGGCAGGAGGGCCTGCAGATGGCCAGCCTGAGCCCCAAGTCCCTGCCACAGTGTGAGCGTCACATGAAGCAGGTCCAGCTGCTCTTCTGCGAGGACCACGGGGAACCCATCTGCCTCATCTGCGGGCTGAGTCAGGAGCACCGAGGCCACCGGGTTCGCCCCATCGAGGAGGCCGCCCTGGAATACAAG AAACAAATTCAGAAGCAGCTGGAGCATCTGAAGGAGTTGAGAAAATCTGGAGAGGAGCAGAGATCTCAGGGGGATAAGAAGACAGCAAACTTCCTG AAACAAGCTGAAACCCAGAAGCAGAGAATCCAGTACCAGTTGGAGCAGTTATGCCAGTTTTTAGAGCAGCAAGAGCAGCTCTTTGGGGCCTGTCTGGAGGAGCTGGGCCAGACCATTGGCCAAGTCAGGGAGACATATGGCACCCGGGTGACAGGGGACATCGCCCTTCTCGACAAGCTGATTGGGGAGCTGGAGGCCAAGCAGTGCCAGCCAGAATGGGAGCTTATGAAG GACGTCAGAGTCACCCTGCACAG GGCCAAGAAGGTGACTGTCCCTGAGCTGTGGGCCACCCCTCCAGAGGTGAAAGAAAAGATCCACCTGCTCTACCAGAAATCAGAGTTTGTGGAGAAGCGCATGAGGCACTTCTTGG AAACCCTGCGTTCAGAAATGGAAATGTTCAACG TTCCAGAAGTGACTGGTGGTCAGGCACCCTGA
- the MEFV gene encoding pyrin isoform X3, translating to MTYSQPYSQFPPKHRAFPVPFPLFHKLLLSLPLGSRTDSCFSPQKPDSCLQPLLVNAMAKTRSDHLLYSLEELVPYDFEKFKFKLQNTSLEKEHSRIPRGQLQTAKPVKLATLLVTHYGEEDAVRLTLQVLRAINQHLLAEELNSAIGLGCQVKESDTDSSAMSGSSGEIKPKSLKIPDGLEGDKQRQSGDGAGCPPSIQPEAGRGPQKKPLGKQRDQKGSERLDVQGKPGARNTTLSSKRSPFPSKPQGEKGSNVGVRLRRNASSAGRLQGLSSGSFAGSLGRREFKISEAYLPSGKKRPKSLEFTISSGETEPLNPETLLLQEKMRCENPGSAATLNTGATVAAEKGSRNPEHAMTLEGVALRNTLSSVSLAGKKIWEHPESTVPAEKSGTEAPKTSKALEEVVGGVLHDSSNPEVPPSSGRLQDKAVCPLCCAQEGDPVGGSCVHVSCSCPVASRDPEVSRGYSSSCPQCQDLLPGKSHGSLEWQEGLQMASLSPKSLPQCERHMKQVQLLFCEDHGEPICLICGLSQEHRGHRVRPIEEAALEYKKQIQKQLEHLKELRKSGEEQRSQGDKKTANFLKQAETQKQRIQYQLEQLCQFLEQQEQLFGACLEELGQTIGQVRETYGTRVTGDIALLDKLIGELEAKQCQPEWELMKDVRVTLHRSACGHSEGSTFQEWIC from the exons ATGACATACTCACAGCCTTACTCTCAGTTCCCACCAAAACACAGAGCATTTCCTGTGCCTTTTCCGTTATTTCACAAGCTGCTTCTTAGTCTCCCTCTGGGCTCCAGGACAGACAGCTGCTTCTCCCCTCAGAAGCCAGACAGTTGCCTCCAGCCTCTCCTGGTCAATGCCATGGCCAAGACCCGTAGTGACCATCTGCTGTACTCCCTGGAAGAGCTGGTGCCCTATGACTTTGAGAAGTTCAAGTTCAAGCTGCAGAACACCAGCCTGGAGAAGGAGCACTCCCGGATTCCCCGGGGCCAACTCCAGACAGCCAAGCCAGTGAAGCTGGCCACTCTGCTGGTCACCCACTATGGGGAGGAGGACGCCGTGCGGCTGACCCTGCAGGTCCTGAGGGCCATCAACCAGCACCTTCTGGCAGAGGAGCTCAACAGTGCAATCGGCCTAG GGTGTCAGGTAAAAGAAAGTGACACAGACAGTTCAGCAATGTCTGGTTCCTCTGGGGAGATTAAGCCCAAGAGTCTGAAGATACCAGATGGCCTGGAAGGTGACAAGCAGCGACAAAGTGGTGATGGGGCTGGCTGCCCACCATCCATCCAGCCCGAGGCTGGAAGGGGGCCCCAGAAGAAGCCTCTGGGCAAACAGAGAGATCAGAAAGGCTCTGAGCGCCTGGATGTGCAGGGCAAGCCAGGGGCCAGGAACACAACTCTGTCTTCCAAGAGAAGCCCCTTTCCCAGCAAGCcacagggggagaaggggagcaaTGTGGGGGTCAGGCTGCGCAGGAACGCCAGCTCTGCAGGAAGGCTCCAAGGACTCTCCAGTGGGTCGTTTGCTGGGTCCCTGGGAAGGAGAGAATTTAAGATATCTGAAGCATATTTACCTTCAGGAAAGAAGCGACCCAAAAGTCTTGAATTTACTATTTCTTCAGGAGAGACAGAACCTCTCAACCCAGAAACTCTTCTGCTTCAAGAGAAAATGAGATGTGAGAatccaggctcagcagccactcTGAACACAGGGGCTACTGTGGCTGCAGAGAAAGGATCCAGGAATCCAGAACACGCCATGACTCTGGAGGGGGTAGCACTCAGGAATACACTTTCCAGTGTATCGTTGGCTGGAAAGAAGATCTGGGAGCATCCAGAGTCCACAGTACCTGCAGAGAAGAGTGGAACTGAGGCTCCAAAGACCTCTAAGGCCTTGGAGGAGGTGGTAGGTGGTGTGCTCCATGATTCTTCAAATCCAGAAGTCCCTCCATCTTCAG GGAGACTGCAGGACAAGGCTGTGTGTCCCCTTTGCTGTGCCCAGGAAGGAGACCCGGTTGGTGGCAGCTGCGTGCATGTTTCCTGCAGCTGCCCCGTTGCTTCTAGGGATCCTGAGGTCTCACGTGGCTACTCATCCAGCTGCCCTCAGTGCCAGGACTTGCTCCCGGGGAAGAGCCATGGAAGCCTCGAGTGGCAGGAGGGCCTGCAGATGGCCAGCCTGAGCCCCAAGTCCCTGCCACAGTGTGAGCGTCACATGAAGCAGGTCCAGCTGCTCTTCTGCGAGGACCACGGGGAACCCATCTGCCTCATCTGCGGGCTGAGTCAGGAGCACCGAGGCCACCGGGTTCGCCCCATCGAGGAGGCCGCCCTGGAATACAAG AAACAAATTCAGAAGCAGCTGGAGCATCTGAAGGAGTTGAGAAAATCTGGAGAGGAGCAGAGATCTCAGGGGGATAAGAAGACAGCAAACTTCCTG AAACAAGCTGAAACCCAGAAGCAGAGAATCCAGTACCAGTTGGAGCAGTTATGCCAGTTTTTAGAGCAGCAAGAGCAGCTCTTTGGGGCCTGTCTGGAGGAGCTGGGCCAGACCATTGGCCAAGTCAGGGAGACATATGGCACCCGGGTGACAGGGGACATCGCCCTTCTCGACAAGCTGATTGGGGAGCTGGAGGCCAAGCAGTGCCAGCCAGAATGGGAGCTTATGAAG GACGTCAGAGTCACCCTGCACAG GAGTGCTTGTGGCCACAGTGAGGGAAGCACTTTCCAAGAGTGGATCTGCTAA